CCGGGCGCACCTTCGCATGCTTAATCGCGCTGAGCGAGTCGGCTACAACTGATAATCCGGCGATGCCTGTTGCCATGGTGCGTACAATTTCACGATCATGCAAAGCCATCTCCAAGCGCTCATAGCAATATTTGTCATGCATATAGTGAATCACATTAAGGGTGTTCACATACAGCTTCGCCAGCCACTCCATGATCGTATCGAAGTTTTCCACGACTTGTTCGTAGTTCAACACATCCGAAGTTACAGGTGCTATCCGGGGGCCAACCTGAATCCCAAGCTTCTCATCTACCCCACCGTTAATGGCATACAGCAAAGCTTTGGCTAAATTGGCGCGAGCGCCGAAGAATTGCATCTGCTTGCCGATACGCATAGCGGAGACACAGCAAGCAATGCCGTAGTCATCCCCGTAGTATGGACGCATGAGATCATCATTCTCGTATTGAATCGAGCTGGTCTCGGCAGATACTTTGGCACAGTAAGCCTTGAAGCCATCCGGCAGCTGCGTAGACCAGAGCACGGTTAAATTCGGTTCAGGCGCCGGCCCCAGATTGTATAAGGTATGAAGGAAACGGAAGGAATTTTTGGTCACTCGCGCTCGGCCATCCAGTCCCATGCCGCCAATGGATTCGGTCACCCACGTAGGGTCCCCACTGAATAACTCGTTATAATCAGGAGTACGCAGAAACTTCACAATACGCAGCTTCATCACAAAATGGTCAACAAGCTCCTGCGCCTCATCTTCTGTTAGCGTCCCCTCGGAGAGATCCCGCTCGATATAAATATCAAGGAAGCTGGATACTCGTCCAAGGCTCATCGCCGCGCCATTCTGCTCTTTAATCGCGGCCAAATAGGCAAAATACAGCCATTGCACAGCTTCCTTGGCAGTCGCTGCCGGCTTCGCAATATCGAAGCCATACGACTTAGCCATCATCTTTAATTCACCCAAACTGCGAATCTGCTCGGAAAGCTCCTCGCGCAGCCGAATCACATCCTCCGTGATGGCGTCAACTTCCATCTGCAGAAGATCTTTCTGCTTTTCTGCGATTAATCGGTCCACGCCATACAGCGCAACACGCCGGTAATCGCCGATGATCCGACCGCGGCCGTAAGCATCCGGCAGCCCAGTAATAATGGCAGCCTTGCGCGCTGTTTTCATCTCCGACGTGTAAGCATCGAACACACCTTGGTTATGCGTTTTGCGAATATCTGTGAACACTTGGATGATTTCTTCCGGCAGCTTGAATCCGTAGGCCTCGCAAGCATCGATCACCATGCGGATACCGCCGAAAGGCTGCACGGAGCGCTTCAGAGGAGCGTCGGTTTGCAGACCGACGATTTTCTCCTCGTTCTTGGCGATATAACCGGGCGCATGTGAGGTAATCGTGGACACCGTGTGAACATCGATGTCCAATACGCCCCCGTTCTCCCGCTCTTGGCGGGTCAGCGCGCTGACCACCTGCCATAGCTCATTCGTTGCTTCCGTAGGACCAGCCAGGAAGGCATGATCTCCTGTATAAACTGTCATATTTTTATCGATAAAATCTTTCACATCAATGGCCGTTTGCCATTTCCCCTGCACAAATCCGTGCCAGTGGCGGCCTGCTGCCAACTCTTCTTCTCTTATCGCCATGATGGTGCCTCCTTCGAAATCGCGATTAAAACTTTCCGTAAAAAGCATTGCGATAAACGTCAGCCAACTCTGTTACCAGCGGCATCCGCGGATTGGCTGTTGTACATTGATCTTCAAATGCCCGATCCGCCAAATAATCTACCCGCTTCTCGAATTGTTCCGCATGGAATCCCAAATCCTGAAATTTCTCAGGAATGCCAAGAATTTGGTTTAGCTTGCGGATGGCTTCGATCAGGCTGTTCACGCCTTCTTCGGTCGTTTTGGCCGGAAGTCCCAACATACGGGCAATTTCGGCATAGCGCTGATCTGCAATGAAATGATCATATTTCGGGAATGAAGTGAACTTGGTCGGTTTTTGCGCGTTATAGCGAATGACATGCGGCATCAAAATCGCATTGGTACGCCCATGCGCGGTGTGGTATTCGCCGCCCCATTTATGCGCCAAGCTGTGATTGATACCGAGGAAGGCATTCGCAAAGGCCATGCCCGCGATCGTTGAAGCGTTATGCATCTTCTCCCGGGCAATCGGATCTGCTGTCGCAAACGACTTCTCCAAGTTCTGGAACACGAGTTGAATAGCTTTCATGGCCAACCCATCGGAATAGTCGTTCGCCATAACCGATACATAAGCTTCAATGGCATGGGTCAGGACATCCATTCCCGTGTCGGCTACTGCCGTCTTAGGCAAGCTGTACA
Above is a genomic segment from Paenibacillus sp. HWE-109 containing:
- the pflB gene encoding formate C-acetyltransferase; the encoded protein is MAIREEELAAGRHWHGFVQGKWQTAIDVKDFIDKNMTVYTGDHAFLAGPTEATNELWQVVSALTRQERENGGVLDIDVHTVSTITSHAPGYIAKNEEKIVGLQTDAPLKRSVQPFGGIRMVIDACEAYGFKLPEEIIQVFTDIRKTHNQGVFDAYTSEMKTARKAAIITGLPDAYGRGRIIGDYRRVALYGVDRLIAEKQKDLLQMEVDAITEDVIRLREELSEQIRSLGELKMMAKSYGFDIAKPAATAKEAVQWLYFAYLAAIKEQNGAAMSLGRVSSFLDIYIERDLSEGTLTEDEAQELVDHFVMKLRIVKFLRTPDYNELFSGDPTWVTESIGGMGLDGRARVTKNSFRFLHTLYNLGPAPEPNLTVLWSTQLPDGFKAYCAKVSAETSSIQYENDDLMRPYYGDDYGIACCVSAMRIGKQMQFFGARANLAKALLYAINGGVDEKLGIQVGPRIAPVTSDVLNYEQVVENFDTIMEWLAKLYVNTLNVIHYMHDKYCYERLEMALHDREIVRTMATGIAGLSVVADSLSAIKHAKVRPVRNEQGIAVDFEIEGEYPQYGNNDERVDAIAVQLTETFMNKIRKHTTYRGAVPTMSVLTITSNVVYGKKTGSTPDGRKAGEPFAPGANPMHGRDRKGALASLASVAKLPYEHCLDGISNTFSIVPKALGREEETRISNLVAMLDGYMANQGHHLNINVFDRAKLLDAMEHPELYPQLTIRVSGYAVNFIKLTKEQQLDVIHRTFHGTM